A window of the Desulforapulum autotrophicum HRM2 genome harbors these coding sequences:
- a CDS encoding branched-chain amino acid ABC transporter permease — translation MKGTGSIINKGLVQNTLFVLAVILMGAMVENTYLLQIMTFIGINTLLALGLNMLMGYAGQVSLGQGAFYGIGAYATAILSGTHGVSPWLALVFAIALAVGVAWVVGRPTLRLSGYYLGMGTLGFGMIVHIFFREAGSLTGGASGFVGIPMLGIGSFMFEGGRSYFYLVWAVVFGTMLVCRRIIDSKTGRALAAIHGRENAAVALGVDAHSVKLTIFMFSAALGAMAGFFYAHFVLFISPDSFGFMASIKMVTMVVIGGMASVWGAVLGAAVITLLPEVLHGFADYEMIVFGVILMGVMIVMPQGLTQGVVDQYDRYRKKRA, via the coding sequence TTGAAGGGGACGGGCAGTATAATCAACAAAGGCCTGGTTCAGAACACATTGTTTGTCCTGGCAGTGATTCTCATGGGGGCTATGGTTGAAAACACCTATCTGCTTCAGATCATGACCTTTATCGGAATCAACACCCTGCTTGCCCTGGGGCTTAACATGCTCATGGGGTATGCAGGACAGGTTTCCCTTGGCCAGGGAGCTTTTTACGGCATTGGGGCCTATGCAACGGCCATTCTTTCGGGAACCCATGGCGTTTCTCCCTGGCTTGCCCTGGTTTTCGCCATTGCCCTTGCCGTGGGTGTTGCCTGGGTGGTGGGCCGTCCGACTCTACGACTGTCCGGTTATTATCTGGGCATGGGTACCCTTGGATTCGGCATGATTGTCCACATTTTCTTTCGCGAGGCAGGCAGCCTCACGGGCGGGGCCTCCGGGTTTGTGGGCATCCCAATGCTTGGTATTGGATCGTTCATGTTTGAGGGGGGGCGCAGCTATTTTTACCTTGTTTGGGCCGTTGTCTTTGGGACCATGCTGGTTTGCAGGCGAATCATTGATTCCAAGACCGGCCGGGCCCTTGCCGCCATCCATGGAAGGGAAAATGCAGCGGTTGCCCTTGGGGTGGACGCCCACAGCGTTAAGCTTACCATCTTTATGTTCAGTGCGGCCCTTGGGGCTATGGCCGGCTTTTTTTACGCCCATTTTGTCCTGTTTATCAGTCCGGATTCCTTTGGGTTCATGGCCTCGATCAAGATGGTGACCATGGTGGTGATCGGCGGCATGGCCAGCGTGTGGGGGGCCGTTCTCGGTGCTGCTGTGATTACGCTTTTGCCCGAAGTGCTCCACGGATTTGCAGACTATGAGATGATTGTTTTTGGAGTGATATTGATGGGGGTGATGATCGTCATGCCCCAGGGGTTGACACAGGGGGTGGTGGATCAGTATGACCGTTATCGAAAAAAAAGGGCATGA
- a CDS encoding branched-chain amino acid ABC transporter permease translates to MEDLLQYLFSGITIGAVYAVVAIGLSMLYRSTELINFAHGEFAMFGALGLVTLWGQLHLPLPLAFVLSVTGVACVGMVFERFALRPVKDPNPITLVIITVGASIVFRGIAMNVWGKDPVSLPPFSDLESIEIAGAVIVPQSLYIVGAALVLAGTLHLFFRYTIQGKAMTACAVNKKAAWLTGIPSERMGLFAVLISAVSGAVAGIFIAPVTMNTYDMGTMLGLKGFCAAMIGGLGSLWGAFAGGILLGVLESLGAGLISSGSKDAIAFVLLLLILYLCPGGLFAQKQAERF, encoded by the coding sequence GTGGAGGATCTGCTTCAATACCTTTTTTCAGGCATCACCATCGGCGCCGTGTATGCAGTGGTGGCCATCGGACTTTCCATGCTTTACCGGTCCACCGAGTTGATCAATTTTGCCCATGGTGAGTTTGCCATGTTCGGTGCCCTGGGGCTTGTGACCCTGTGGGGGCAGCTGCACCTGCCCCTGCCCCTGGCCTTTGTCCTGTCCGTTACCGGTGTGGCCTGCGTGGGAATGGTGTTTGAGCGTTTTGCCCTTCGGCCCGTAAAGGACCCAAATCCCATCACCCTTGTGATCATAACCGTTGGTGCATCCATTGTCTTTCGGGGAATTGCCATGAACGTGTGGGGAAAGGATCCGGTGTCTCTGCCGCCATTTTCAGACCTTGAGTCCATTGAAATTGCCGGTGCAGTCATCGTTCCCCAGAGCCTTTATATTGTGGGTGCGGCCCTGGTGCTTGCCGGAACCCTCCACCTGTTCTTCAGGTACACCATCCAGGGAAAGGCCATGACAGCCTGTGCCGTCAATAAAAAAGCGGCCTGGCTCACGGGTATCCCTTCCGAGCGCATGGGATTGTTTGCCGTTCTCATCAGTGCAGTGTCAGGGGCCGTTGCAGGAATTTTTATCGCACCGGTTACCATGAACACCTATGACATGGGAACCATGCTCGGTCTCAAGGGGTTTTGTGCGGCCATGATCGGCGGTCTTGGAAGTCTGTGGGGGGCGTTTGCAGGCGGGATTCTCCTTGGGGTTCTTGAATCATTGGGAGCGGGGCTTATCTCGTCAGGTTCCAAGGACGCCATTGCCTTTGTACTGCTGCTGTTAATTCTTTATCTTTGTCCGGGTGGACTGTTTGCCCAGAAACAGGCTGAACGGTTTTGA
- a CDS encoding ABC transporter substrate-binding protein → MSINCMKRIVQLVIVLTLAVGPLSILHAASVYKIGGIFSSTGRASFLGDPEKKTMEMMVDKINAAGGIDGHMLEAVIYDSEGDPAKAVSAVNKLIHRDGVIAIVGPSTTPTTLAIVNFVERAKIPLISCAAGIKITSPVKPWVFKTAQSDRLAVSALYEHMQAKSIKKVGIITVSNSFGESGQEQLVSLAGDYGITIVAKESFGAKDTDTTPQLTKLKGASPDAIICWGTNPGPAVVAKNLKQLKINIPLFQSHGVASAKFISLAGEAAENIVLPSGKILVMDQLPADDPQKQILKDYETMYVSKYGGAVSGFGGYAHDAMTLVAEALKASDGDRQKVRNALENIKDHVGVTGRFSFSPEDHNGLTSSAFVMVEIKNQTWNLLTD, encoded by the coding sequence ATGTCCATCAATTGTATGAAGCGAATCGTTCAACTTGTCATCGTCCTCACCCTTGCGGTGGGTCCCCTGTCAATCCTCCATGCTGCATCGGTCTACAAGATCGGCGGTATTTTTTCATCCACGGGACGGGCATCGTTCCTGGGCGATCCTGAAAAAAAGACCATGGAGATGATGGTCGATAAGATCAATGCTGCCGGCGGCATTGACGGCCATATGCTCGAAGCCGTGATCTACGACTCAGAAGGTGATCCTGCAAAGGCGGTGAGCGCAGTAAACAAGCTCATTCACAGGGACGGGGTTATCGCCATTGTGGGACCGAGCACTACCCCTACCACCCTTGCCATTGTCAACTTTGTCGAACGGGCCAAAATTCCCCTGATCAGCTGTGCCGCAGGCATCAAGATCACTTCGCCCGTGAAACCCTGGGTGTTCAAGACGGCCCAGAGCGACCGTCTCGCCGTTTCTGCCCTGTATGAACATATGCAGGCCAAATCTATTAAAAAGGTGGGGATCATCACCGTTTCCAATTCGTTTGGCGAAAGTGGCCAGGAGCAGCTTGTCTCCCTTGCCGGGGATTATGGTATCACCATTGTTGCTAAAGAAAGCTTTGGCGCAAAGGACACGGACACCACCCCCCAGTTGACAAAATTAAAGGGGGCCTCTCCCGATGCCATCATCTGCTGGGGAACCAATCCCGGACCTGCCGTTGTTGCAAAGAACCTGAAACAGCTCAAAATAAATATCCCCCTGTTCCAGAGCCATGGTGTGGCATCAGCCAAGTTCATCAGCCTTGCGGGTGAGGCTGCAGAAAACATTGTGCTGCCGTCGGGCAAAATCCTTGTCATGGACCAGCTCCCGGCGGATGATCCCCAGAAGCAGATCCTTAAAGACTATGAAACCATGTATGTGTCTAAGTACGGTGGGGCCGTGTCTGGATTCGGCGGGTATGCCCACGATGCCATGACCCTGGTTGCCGAGGCGTTAAAGGCAAGCGACGGTGACCGGCAGAAGGTGCGCAACGCCCTTGAAAATATCAAAGACCATGTGGGTGTGACGGGTCGTTTTTCCTTTTCCCCCGAAGACCACAACGGTCTCACATCAAGCGCCTTTGTCATGGTTGAGATCAAAAATCAAACCTGGAACCTGTTGACCGATTAG
- a CDS encoding BaiN/RdsA family NAD(P)/FAD-dependent oxidoreductase: MATTDVIIIGAGASGLVCAIEAGKRGRRVLVLDHQKHPGQKILMSGGGRCNFTNLCVEASNYISRNPHFCKSALSRFTQWDFIAKLDNHKIPFHERDHGQLFCDNSARDILEMLEAECRQAKVNFMFETQIKSVDRKNDQMFQVSTDKGEFTASSLVVATGGLSIPGVGATPLGYKIAESFNIKVWPPSPGLVPFTLQPQEKQRLAGLSGMSVDAVVSCGQTCFRENLLFTHRGLSGPVILQISVHWEPGQSLVVDLLPGVDLLSQLKQAQSERPRQQVKSMLTDLLPRRLVQAMVPAELAEAPLGSVSHTRFEQIAASLKQWEVKPGGTEGYRTAEVTKGGVDCDAISSKTMEATQKKGLYFIGEVLDVTGWLGGYNLQWAWSSGWVAGQYA; this comes from the coding sequence ATGGCAACAACAGACGTCATCATCATCGGGGCAGGTGCTTCAGGCCTTGTGTGTGCAATCGAAGCTGGCAAAAGGGGCAGGCGTGTCCTTGTGCTTGACCACCAGAAACACCCCGGACAAAAAATCCTCATGTCCGGCGGGGGCCGGTGCAACTTCACCAACCTTTGTGTGGAGGCTTCCAACTACATCTCAAGAAATCCCCACTTCTGCAAGTCAGCCCTGAGCCGGTTTACCCAGTGGGATTTCATCGCAAAACTGGACAATCACAAGATCCCCTTCCATGAAAGGGACCACGGCCAGCTGTTTTGCGATAACAGTGCAAGGGATATCCTGGAGATGCTGGAGGCTGAATGCAGGCAGGCAAAGGTGAACTTCATGTTTGAAACACAGATAAAAAGCGTGGACAGAAAAAACGACCAGATGTTCCAGGTCTCAACGGACAAGGGTGAATTCACAGCATCGTCCCTTGTGGTGGCAACGGGCGGGCTCTCCATCCCCGGGGTGGGTGCAACCCCCCTGGGTTATAAAATCGCCGAATCGTTCAACATCAAGGTATGGCCCCCGTCCCCTGGCCTTGTTCCCTTTACCCTCCAACCCCAGGAGAAACAACGCCTGGCAGGACTGTCGGGCATGAGCGTAGATGCCGTGGTCAGCTGTGGACAAACATGTTTCAGGGAAAACCTTCTCTTTACCCACCGGGGACTGAGCGGACCTGTAATCCTGCAGATCTCGGTCCATTGGGAGCCCGGACAAAGCCTTGTGGTGGACCTGCTGCCGGGGGTTGACCTTTTATCACAGCTCAAACAGGCACAGAGCGAACGCCCCAGACAACAGGTAAAATCCATGCTGACCGATCTTCTGCCCAGACGCCTTGTCCAGGCCATGGTCCCGGCAGAACTTGCAGAGGCCCCCCTGGGTTCAGTCTCCCACACCCGTTTTGAACAGATTGCAGCAAGCCTGAAACAATGGGAGGTCAAACCCGGCGGAACCGAAGGGTACAGAACCGCAGAGGTAACAAAGGGCGGAGTGGACTGTGATGCAATTTCCTCCAAAACCATGGAGGCCACCCAAAAAAAAGGGCTATACTTCATCGGTGAAGTGCTGGATGTGACCGGATGGCTCGGGGGATACAACCTCCAATGGGCCTGGTCTTCAGGTTGGGTGGCCGGTCAGTATGCCTGA
- a CDS encoding HAD family hydrolase, with protein sequence MEKNEKKQSGMENIRNVRVIAFDADDTLWVNEPMFRRVEQECLEMLGGYADPASIRAQLFAVEQKNIQFFGYGVKGFILSLLETALAVGRGRVSHIDLQRIMDYGQQMLAAPVVLLDGIEGVLEALCLQYRLMVITKGDLVDQESKMTRSNLVPFFDHVEILSEKDEAAYNRVLRKHGIAAHEFMMVGNSLRSDILPVVNIGATAVHVPFETTWEHEDVCLSAIDPSEWVTLSTLAELPDFLCSPKVWDHGEKRPKQADPVAMDCPFQAY encoded by the coding sequence ATGGAGAAAAATGAAAAAAAACAAAGCGGCATGGAGAATATCCGGAACGTCCGGGTGATTGCCTTTGATGCCGATGACACTCTCTGGGTGAATGAGCCCATGTTCCGCAGGGTCGAACAGGAGTGTCTGGAGATGCTTGGAGGCTATGCTGACCCGGCATCCATACGGGCGCAGCTCTTTGCCGTGGAGCAGAAGAATATTCAATTTTTTGGCTATGGGGTCAAGGGGTTTATCCTCTCACTGCTCGAGACGGCCCTGGCCGTGGGAAGGGGCAGGGTGAGTCACATCGATCTCCAGCGGATCATGGATTATGGGCAACAGATGCTGGCTGCCCCCGTGGTGCTTTTGGACGGAATTGAAGGGGTGCTTGAGGCCCTTTGCCTGCAATACCGGCTCATGGTTATCACCAAGGGGGATCTGGTGGATCAGGAAAGCAAGATGACGCGTTCCAACCTGGTCCCCTTTTTTGACCATGTGGAGATATTGAGCGAAAAGGATGAGGCCGCCTATAACCGAGTGCTACGAAAACATGGGATTGCAGCCCATGAGTTCATGATGGTGGGCAACTCGTTGCGGTCGGATATTCTGCCCGTGGTCAACATCGGCGCAACCGCCGTTCATGTTCCCTTTGAGACCACCTGGGAGCATGAGGATGTATGCCTTTCAGCCATTGACCCGTCTGAATGGGTTACCCTTTCGACCCTGGCTGAGCTGCCCGATTTCCTTTGTTCGCCCAAGGTTTGGGACCATGGAGAAAAAAGGCCGAAACAGGCAGACCCGGTCGCCATGGACTGCCCGTTTCAGGCATACTGA
- a CDS encoding glycine cleavage system protein H: MKPSSTKFRVKGFQVLEDQCIWMLSGVVNFRLCDKAYNCYDCAFDKAMSKAMGRSGNKKQDWADAMKENHDGASRPCRHLATGRIQQPKICTNNYDCGRCEFDQMLDDVEATQLRTGVSYHKASGFTVADDYYYHTGHTWVRVEHGGLARIGIDDFVMHLFGTATINALPRVGTRITKDRPALTLAQQGNLAPILSPVTGTVVAVNQQVQNHPEMMHTHPYDNGWLLLVNTTSPVKGYNDLFYGDRGIDFINDAFSQLNRLMGAEYEGLAATGGEPVSDFFGLNPGVGWDRLVNTFLTPREPDKS; this comes from the coding sequence ATGAAACCATCATCCACAAAATTCAGGGTAAAAGGATTCCAGGTCCTTGAGGACCAATGCATCTGGATGTTAAGCGGTGTTGTGAACTTCAGGCTGTGCGACAAGGCTTACAACTGCTACGACTGTGCCTTTGACAAGGCCATGTCCAAGGCCATGGGGCGATCCGGCAACAAAAAACAAGACTGGGCCGACGCCATGAAAGAAAACCATGACGGCGCTTCTCGACCCTGCCGCCACCTTGCCACCGGAAGAATCCAGCAGCCTAAAATCTGCACTAACAACTATGACTGCGGGCGGTGCGAATTTGACCAGATGCTAGACGATGTTGAAGCAACCCAGCTCAGAACCGGGGTCAGCTACCACAAAGCCTCCGGGTTCACCGTGGCCGACGACTACTACTACCACACCGGCCATACCTGGGTAAGGGTGGAGCATGGCGGACTTGCAAGAATCGGGATTGACGATTTTGTCATGCACCTCTTTGGAACGGCAACCATAAACGCTCTACCCAGGGTCGGTACACGGATTACCAAAGACCGTCCGGCATTGACCCTGGCACAGCAGGGCAACCTGGCACCGATACTTTCGCCGGTCACTGGAACAGTGGTTGCAGTGAATCAGCAGGTCCAGAATCACCCGGAGATGATGCACACCCACCCCTATGACAATGGATGGCTCCTCCTTGTCAACACCACCTCCCCGGTAAAGGGATACAACGATCTCTTCTACGGTGACAGGGGAATCGACTTTATAAACGACGCATTTTCGCAACTCAACAGGCTCATGGGAGCGGAATACGAAGGACTGGCTGCAACCGGCGGGGAACCGGTCAGCGACTTTTTCGGCCTGAACCCCGGGGTTGGCTGGGACAGGCTGGTCAACACCTTCCTCACTCCCCGGGAACCGGACAAGAGTTAA
- a CDS encoding NAD(P)/FAD-dependent oxidoreductase — protein MGKHLVVAGGGHAHMLLLENIGPIVAKGHKVTVIGPSEYHFYSGMGPGMLGGTYTPDDIRFATADVVKKQGGVFVRDKVMTIDPVKKSILTEKGETFFYDVISFNAGSYVPMGGFTGEGGNIYSVKPIEKLMEAGEKLKRLFQEREIKIAIVGGGPSSAEVAGNVWQLAKKINRHMPEIQVFAGKKFMSRFPRSIRVRILSILKARGIEIIEKGYAQKIETDKITLDSGESFKTDFIFMALGVKPSAIFENSGLPLGPDKGLLVNQYLQSTQYPEIFGGGDCIHFQDRPLDKVGVYAVRQNPILVHNLMASLEGEPLIPFDPGPDYLLIFNLGNGQGVLKKKGIVFGGKIAFMIKDYIDRRFMRRFQAIEKK, from the coding sequence ATGGGAAAGCACCTTGTAGTGGCAGGGGGCGGACATGCCCACATGCTCCTGCTTGAAAATATCGGCCCCATTGTGGCAAAGGGCCACAAGGTTACAGTCATCGGGCCGTCGGAATATCATTTTTATTCAGGTATGGGACCGGGTATGCTGGGAGGCACCTACACCCCCGACGATATTCGGTTTGCCACGGCAGATGTGGTGAAAAAACAGGGGGGCGTTTTTGTCCGGGACAAGGTGATGACCATTGATCCTGTGAAAAAAAGTATTCTCACGGAAAAAGGTGAGACTTTTTTTTATGATGTCATTTCGTTCAATGCCGGCAGTTATGTCCCCATGGGCGGGTTCACCGGGGAAGGCGGCAATATTTACAGTGTCAAACCCATTGAAAAACTCATGGAGGCGGGGGAAAAGCTTAAACGCCTGTTCCAGGAGAGGGAAATAAAGATTGCCATTGTCGGTGGCGGGCCGTCGTCGGCCGAAGTGGCGGGAAATGTCTGGCAACTGGCAAAAAAGATCAACCGTCATATGCCGGAAATTCAGGTTTTTGCAGGCAAAAAATTCATGTCAAGATTCCCCCGGTCCATACGGGTGAGAATTCTTTCCATTCTCAAGGCCCGGGGGATTGAAATTATTGAAAAGGGGTATGCTCAAAAGATTGAGACAGATAAAATTACCCTTGATTCCGGGGAGAGTTTTAAAACCGATTTTATTTTCATGGCCCTTGGGGTAAAACCGTCGGCCATATTTGAAAATTCCGGGCTTCCCCTGGGACCGGACAAGGGGCTTCTTGTCAACCAATACCTCCAGTCGACCCAATACCCGGAAATCTTTGGCGGCGGGGATTGCATCCATTTCCAGGACCGGCCCCTTGACAAGGTCGGGGTGTATGCGGTGCGCCAGAATCCGATCCTGGTTCACAATCTCATGGCATCCCTTGAAGGAGAGCCCCTGATTCCCTTTGACCCGGGACCCGACTATCTGTTGATCTTCAACCTGGGCAACGGCCAGGGGGTGTTGAAAAAGAAAGGAATTGTCTTTGGCGGTAAAATAGCCTTTATGATTAAGGACTATATTGACCGCAGGTTCATGCGGCGATTCCAGGCCATAGAGAAGAAATAG
- a CDS encoding rhodanese-like domain-containing protein: MKWKQFFTSVDSLDAVQAETYITQHPGDEITILDVRQPSEYKESHIPGAQLIPLGQLTDRLSELDPEKPTLVYCAIGGRSRVAAQMLSGKEFKKVINVSGGIKAWHSKTAIGAPDLGMELFTGKESPRDVLTTAYSLEQGLREFYLTMEKKAVLKEVKDLFGKLAEIELHHQTSILDAYNRLGDASMDQEGFERLVETDALEGGLSTQEYLDLFKPDLNSPVEVISLAMSIEAQALDLYQRASLSFKDPESKAIVQKIANEEKTHIASLGKLLDRL, translated from the coding sequence ATGAAATGGAAACAGTTTTTTACCTCGGTTGATTCCCTGGATGCCGTGCAGGCAGAGACGTATATTACCCAGCATCCTGGAGATGAGATTACTATTCTGGATGTCAGGCAGCCCTCGGAGTATAAGGAGAGTCATATCCCCGGGGCACAGTTGATCCCCCTTGGCCAGCTCACGGATCGGTTATCCGAGCTGGATCCTGAGAAACCAACCCTGGTCTATTGTGCCATTGGCGGGCGCAGCCGTGTTGCTGCCCAGATGTTGTCAGGCAAGGAATTCAAAAAGGTCATCAATGTTTCCGGGGGTATCAAGGCATGGCATTCAAAAACAGCCATTGGCGCCCCGGACCTTGGCATGGAACTTTTTACGGGCAAGGAATCGCCCAGGGATGTTCTGACGACGGCCTATTCCCTGGAACAGGGATTGCGTGAATTTTACCTTACCATGGAAAAAAAGGCTGTTCTTAAAGAGGTGAAAGACCTCTTTGGCAAGCTTGCGGAAATTGAGCTTCATCACCAGACGTCGATCTTAGATGCATACAATCGGCTCGGGGACGCATCCATGGACCAGGAGGGGTTTGAACGGTTGGTTGAAACCGATGCCCTGGAAGGCGGACTTTCCACCCAGGAATACCTGGATCTGTTCAAGCCGGATCTCAATTCTCCAGTTGAGGTAATCTCCCTTGCCATGTCCATTGAAGCCCAGGCCCTGGACCTGTACCAGCGGGCCAGCCTGTCGTTCAAGGATCCCGAATCAAAGGCCATTGTCCAGAAGATCGCAAATGAAGAAAAAACTCATATCGCAAGTCTGGGAAAGCTATTGGATCGACTTTAA
- a CDS encoding sigma-54-dependent transcriptional regulator: MKQKISVLIVDDELIVRESLFHWFKKEGYTADTAPSGEAALGMLEKQSFDVLFVDMKMPGMDGLELVRQTRERYPDSSVVIITAYGSIDTAVTAMKKGAADYLLKPFKPDQLALVMEKILHQKRMDNECRFLKGELSKRTRFDNIIGESAGMQQLYTMITDVAETDAPVLILGETGTGKELVAKAIHAKSSRKNSPFIPINCGSLPDTLMESELFGFTRGAFTGAHTGRKGYFEVVEGGTLFLDEIGEVSQRMQVDLLRVLEDKKITKIGETTPREVDFRLISATRQKLDQMIRTGAFRQDLFFRINVITLEVPALRNRASDIPLLVDHFLERYSSETNRQVDRVNPAAMEALICYDWPGNVRELENAVERAVVLSKSRTLTLADFRFLFQGEGSTPAQGSMGTLKQVEKDHVTGILNRTGWNITRTAKILDVSRTTLHRIIRRNELEKP; encoded by the coding sequence ATGAAACAGAAGATCAGCGTTTTAATCGTGGACGACGAACTCATCGTCCGGGAGTCCCTGTTTCACTGGTTTAAAAAGGAAGGATACACGGCGGACACGGCACCGTCCGGTGAGGCGGCCCTTGGGATGCTGGAAAAGCAGAGCTTTGACGTTCTGTTTGTGGACATGAAGATGCCGGGAATGGACGGCCTGGAGCTTGTGCGGCAAACCAGGGAGCGCTATCCTGATTCGTCCGTTGTTATCATCACGGCCTACGGTTCCATTGACACGGCCGTCACGGCCATGAAAAAGGGGGCTGCCGACTATCTTTTAAAGCCGTTCAAGCCGGATCAGCTTGCCCTGGTCATGGAAAAGATTCTGCACCAGAAACGCATGGACAATGAATGTCGGTTTTTAAAGGGTGAGCTGAGCAAGAGGACCCGGTTTGACAACATCATCGGCGAATCCGCCGGTATGCAGCAGCTTTATACCATGATAACCGATGTGGCTGAAACCGATGCTCCTGTGCTGATTCTCGGAGAGACGGGAACGGGCAAGGAGCTTGTGGCAAAGGCCATACATGCCAAGAGTTCCCGGAAAAATTCGCCGTTTATTCCCATCAATTGCGGCTCGCTTCCCGACACCCTCATGGAGAGCGAGCTCTTTGGTTTTACCCGGGGGGCGTTCACCGGCGCCCATACCGGCCGTAAGGGGTATTTTGAGGTGGTCGAGGGTGGGACTCTTTTTCTTGACGAAATCGGCGAAGTGAGCCAGAGGATGCAGGTGGATCTTTTGAGGGTGCTGGAGGATAAAAAGATAACAAAGATCGGCGAGACAACCCCCAGGGAGGTTGACTTCAGGCTGATATCCGCCACACGTCAGAAGCTTGACCAGATGATCCGGACCGGTGCCTTTCGTCAGGATCTCTTTTTCCGGATAAACGTAATCACCCTTGAGGTGCCTGCCCTGAGAAACAGGGCGTCGGATATTCCCCTGCTGGTGGACCATTTTCTTGAACGATACAGCAGTGAAACCAATCGCCAGGTGGACCGGGTAAATCCGGCCGCCATGGAGGCCCTGATCTGCTATGACTGGCCCGGTAACGTCCGGGAGCTTGAGAATGCCGTTGAAAGAGCCGTGGTGCTTTCAAAATCAAGGACCCTGACCCTTGCCGATTTTAGATTCCTGTTCCAGGGGGAGGGTTCGACACCTGCCCAAGGATCAATGGGCACGCTCAAGCAGGTGGAAAAGGATCATGTGACAGGGATTCTGAACCGTACGGGGTGGAACATCACCCGGACAGCCAAGATACTTGATGTGAGCAGAACCACCCTCCACAGGATTATCCGGCGAAATGAACTTGAAAAACCGTGA
- a CDS encoding ATP-binding protein, translating to MENISQKPHEVLDFNIAIVGGGRACRFFLELLKRESFPYLHIHIVGVCDINPMAEGITMAKAMGIYTTNDFKNLFKIVNLDAVIELTNSKTLPELIASRPKGVGVIEHNVGRLLRHLFETSQRLASAREEVLVEKTSTDILFQQINLGVVVLNVDFTIIDANEMYLKAVRKTKDEVIGRYCYNVVKGFYAPCHAQEEGFDCPLERTVKTGKSYHIIHEHPLANGETAYFNIATYPVKDSQGRVIRIVELWREITSQIKDRWRHKVRQIEADMKKVVQEDRLVSLGKLVASSVHEINNPIQGLLTFSHIMADMVRDGETGPEDMERFKEFLSHMTRELERCGNIVSGLLTFSREAPQAFVQVDVNEVLRSVLALTGHKLELTQITLEKRLSNNPLVVQGNNNQLQQCFLNLIFNAIEAMPQGGRLMIVSRKETDDLACVEINDNGCGISQENMEHIFDPFFTTKEAGHGTGLGLSIVYGIVKDHGGTIKATNQAAGGSSFKMTFPLVSDL from the coding sequence ATGGAAAATATTTCCCAAAAGCCCCATGAAGTGCTGGATTTTAATATCGCCATTGTCGGGGGCGGAAGGGCCTGCCGGTTTTTCCTTGAACTCTTGAAACGTGAGTCCTTTCCCTATCTGCACATCCATATTGTCGGTGTCTGTGATATCAATCCCATGGCCGAGGGCATTACCATGGCCAAGGCCATGGGTATATACACCACGAATGATTTTAAGAATTTGTTCAAGATTGTAAATCTTGACGCCGTGATTGAACTGACCAACTCAAAAACCCTTCCCGAGTTGATCGCATCCCGGCCCAAAGGGGTCGGGGTGATCGAGCACAATGTGGGCAGACTGTTGCGCCATCTGTTTGAAACCAGCCAGCGGCTTGCCTCTGCCCGGGAAGAGGTGCTGGTGGAAAAAACGTCCACGGATATTCTTTTCCAGCAGATTAACCTCGGGGTGGTGGTGCTCAACGTTGATTTCACCATCATTGACGCCAACGAGATGTACTTAAAGGCAGTTCGAAAGACCAAAGACGAAGTGATCGGCAGGTACTGCTACAATGTGGTCAAGGGCTTTTACGCCCCCTGCCATGCCCAGGAAGAGGGGTTTGATTGTCCGTTGGAGCGCACAGTCAAAACCGGGAAATCCTATCACATCATCCATGAACACCCCCTTGCCAATGGCGAGACCGCATATTTCAACATTGCCACCTATCCTGTTAAGGACTCCCAGGGCCGGGTGATCCGCATCGTGGAACTGTGGCGGGAAATTACTTCCCAGATCAAGGACCGGTGGCGGCATAAGGTGAGGCAGATTGAGGCGGACATGAAAAAGGTGGTCCAGGAGGACAGGCTCGTTTCCCTGGGCAAGCTTGTTGCCTCAAGCGTCCATGAGATCAACAACCCTATCCAGGGACTGCTCACCTTCAGCCATATCATGGCCGACATGGTCCGGGACGGTGAAACAGGGCCCGAGGATATGGAGCGTTTCAAGGAGTTCCTCTCCCACATGACCCGGGAGCTCGAACGGTGCGGCAATATCGTGTCCGGGCTGTTGACCTTTTCCAGGGAGGCCCCCCAGGCCTTTGTCCAGGTGGATGTGAACGAGGTGCTCAGATCGGTCCTTGCCCTCACCGGGCACAAGCTTGAACTGACACAGATTACCCTTGAAAAGCGTCTTTCCAATAATCCCCTGGTGGTCCAGGGTAACAACAACCAGCTCCAGCAGTGTTTTCTCAACCTGATCTTCAACGCCATCGAAGCCATGCCCCAGGGGGGCAGACTCATGATTGTGTCAAGAAAAGAGACAGACGACCTTGCCTGTGTGGAAATAAATGACAATGGGTGCGGCATCAGCCAGGAAAATATGGAGCATATCTTTGATCCTTTTTTTACCACAAAGGAGGCTGGCCATGGAACGGGGCTCGGGCTCTCCATTGTTTACGGCATTGTCAAGGACCACGGGGGAACCATAAAGGCAACAAACCAAGCGGCAGGGGGAAGTTCGTTCAAGATGACCTTTCCCCTGGTTTCGGACCTATAG